In Candidatus Niyogibacteria bacterium CG10_big_fil_rev_8_21_14_0_10_46_36, one DNA window encodes the following:
- a CDS encoding acylneuraminate cytidylyltransferase produces the protein MKQQNGLRVLGVVGARSGSKGIPDKNIKPLAGKPLMAWIIEAAKKSIHAPRVVLSTDSQAYADIGKQYGTEVPFLRPKELAGDNIPDFDFLYHAATWLKEHEGWQADIILRLPPTTPLCTPEHIDACIKLLLDDPRADSSRTVTKANKHPYKLWRLNGNYIEPFFLEEYTGLKDAHNLPRQSFPEAYAHVDVIALRWKTLVENKEMAGKYVRYHLIPKEEAIDIDTEIDFLTAEELLKRKKEG, from the coding sequence ATGAAACAACAAAACGGGCTGCGGGTACTTGGAGTGGTGGGCGCGCGTTCTGGTTCTAAAGGCATACCCGATAAGAACATCAAACCGCTTGCAGGCAAACCACTCATGGCATGGATAATTGAGGCAGCAAAAAAATCAATCCACGCCCCCCGCGTTGTCCTTTCTACCGACTCTCAAGCATACGCGGATATCGGTAAGCAATACGGCACAGAAGTTCCATTTTTGCGCCCGAAAGAACTCGCGGGAGACAATATTCCCGACTTTGATTTTTTGTATCACGCGGCAACATGGCTTAAGGAACACGAAGGCTGGCAAGCAGATATTATTCTGCGTCTTCCACCAACCACCCCGCTATGCACGCCCGAACACATAGATGCCTGCATCAAGCTTTTATTGGATGACCCGCGCGCTGACTCTTCAAGAACAGTCACAAAGGCGAACAAGCATCCCTATAAATTATGGCGCCTAAACGGCAATTATATTGAACCTTTCTTCCTGGAAGAGTATACGGGCCTCAAAGACGCGCACAATCTCCCCCGCCAATCATTCCCCGAAGCCTATGCGCATGTGGATGTCATCGCGCTTCGATGGAAAACATTAGTAGAAAACAAAGAGATGGCCGGCAAATATGTGCGCTACCATCTTATACCAAAAGAAGAAGCGATTGACATAGATACCGAAATTGATTTCTTAACCGCAGAAGAACTACTAAAAAGAAAAAAAGAAGGCTAA
- a CDS encoding GDP-mannose 4,6-dehydratase, which yields MLKTILITGIRGAGGGSFAEYVLENHPGIDVHGLARWRSGAEIRDIQGVTTHECDLLDFGAITSVIQGVTPDAVIHFASYADVKASFSNRLAVLENNIMGTANLFEALRQHCPETIAHHISTSEVYGCVTQADIPIKESCPFRPASPYAVSKITQDFLAELYWRVDGMKIIRSRMFSYMSPRRGDLFATSFARQIALIEQGKKRELVHGNLDSIRTILDPRDAMEAYWLATTKGHSGEVYNIGGDASLPVGDFLKLLISYASCAIPTRLDSDLLRPVDVTLQIPDTTRFKKLTGWQPRYMLAETAEYMLFHAREWVKKQ from the coding sequence TTGCTTAAAACAATTCTAATAACGGGCATTCGGGGAGCCGGAGGCGGCTCTTTTGCCGAATATGTGTTGGAAAACCATCCGGGCATTGATGTACACGGGCTTGCGCGATGGAGAAGTGGGGCAGAAATAAGAGACATTCAGGGCGTTACCACGCACGAATGCGACCTGCTTGATTTTGGAGCAATTACCTCCGTGATCCAAGGCGTAACACCTGATGCTGTTATTCATTTTGCCTCGTATGCAGATGTGAAGGCATCATTTAGTAATCGTCTTGCGGTGCTTGAGAACAATATCATGGGCACAGCGAATTTGTTTGAGGCGCTGCGGCAGCATTGTCCGGAAACAATCGCGCACCATATTAGTACATCCGAAGTCTATGGATGTGTTACGCAAGCAGACATACCGATAAAAGAGTCTTGTCCGTTTCGCCCGGCAAGTCCCTATGCAGTGTCAAAGATAACGCAGGATTTTTTGGCAGAATTGTACTGGCGCGTAGATGGAATGAAGATAATACGCAGCCGGATGTTTTCATACATGAGTCCGCGCAGAGGCGATTTATTTGCAACATCGTTTGCGCGGCAAATTGCACTCATTGAGCAGGGCAAGAAGAGGGAATTAGTCCACGGAAATCTTGATTCCATACGAACTATTCTTGATCCGCGCGACGCAATGGAGGCGTATTGGCTTGCAACGACAAAGGGGCATTCTGGAGAAGTATATAATATTGGGGGAGATGCTTCCTTGCCGGTGGGTGATTTTTTGAAGCTTCTGATATCATATGCTTCTTGTGCTATACCAACACGCCTTGATTCTGACTTACTGCGTCCGGTTGATGTGACATTGCAAATTCCCGATACAACGCGTTTTAAAAAACTGACCGGCTGGCAGCCCCGCTATATGCTTGCCGAAACCGCCGAATATATGCTCTTCCACGCACGAGAATGGGTAAAAAAACAGTAA
- the asnB gene encoding asparagine synthase (glutamine-hydrolyzing), which yields MCGIAGIIHRDNFAPSEEQLNTMVRSLEHRGPDDEGTYMRENVALGHRRLSILDLSSAGHQPMASADKSCWITYNGEVYNYLEIKEELKDVSFKSTSDTEVILHGYQKWGPAVVSRLNGIFAFAIWDERKKELFAARDHLGVKPFYYAMENGVLYFASEIKALLAAGIKTQPNDKIIYDYLARGYYQHSHETFFKNIFQLPAGTTLRWRDGHITIQRYWDLAERVNAVSSLPEGDVSERFLHLFKDAVTLQLRSDVPIGIQLSGGFDSSAITAMVNKVSQGQKNFHLFSHIYGEHQDIEKPYMQALADGLGWHVNFIEIRPHHMAELAERVLWHQDEPFPGLPTFGLHMVAEHCKRQGIPVVLGGQGGDEIGGGYEYYMGAFLLDVMREKGGEQAKKELMRYGESHAFAGAEEHMNFFMNTLSSYLYGGTSADGTAFTHAHALRSEFLRTHASRLEFEKPFVSHFRNMQYRDILYTKLPRILHSADRAAMAYGVEQRVPFVDYRLIEYGLSLPGEHKIRDGEQRYFMRKAFRDLIPDMVRNAPKRAVPSPQREWFKKDLTSWIYPILASKSFAERPYFNQSAALEEYGRYCHAEHNPNSFHIWQWVHLELWLRKYFE from the coding sequence ATGTGTGGTATTGCAGGCATTATTCATAGGGATAATTTTGCTCCTTCAGAGGAGCAGCTCAATACGATGGTGCGAAGCCTTGAGCATCGGGGTCCTGATGACGAGGGAACATATATGCGTGAAAATGTGGCGCTCGGTCATAGGCGGTTGAGCATTTTGGACCTGTCTTCGGCGGGGCACCAACCTATGGCATCTGCCGACAAATCATGCTGGATTACATATAACGGAGAGGTGTATAACTATCTGGAGATAAAAGAGGAGCTGAAGGATGTGTCATTCAAAAGCACGAGCGATACCGAGGTTATTTTGCATGGATATCAAAAATGGGGACCGGCTGTTGTTTCGCGGCTGAACGGGATATTCGCGTTTGCCATCTGGGATGAGCGAAAAAAAGAACTTTTTGCGGCTCGCGATCATCTCGGCGTAAAGCCGTTTTACTACGCGATGGAGAACGGCGTATTGTATTTTGCTTCAGAGATAAAAGCGTTGCTTGCCGCGGGCATTAAGACGCAGCCGAATGATAAAATAATCTATGATTATCTCGCGCGCGGTTATTATCAGCACTCGCACGAAACTTTTTTTAAAAACATTTTTCAATTACCGGCAGGCACAACGCTTCGTTGGAGGGATGGTCATATTACGATACAACGATACTGGGATCTTGCCGAGCGGGTTAACGCCGTATCCTCACTCCCGGAGGGAGATGTGTCTGAGCGTTTTTTGCACTTATTCAAAGACGCGGTTACGCTTCAGCTAAGGAGTGATGTTCCGATAGGCATTCAGCTTTCCGGCGGGTTTGATTCTTCCGCGATTACCGCAATGGTGAATAAAGTATCGCAGGGGCAGAAGAATTTCCATCTTTTTTCTCATATTTACGGCGAGCATCAAGATATAGAAAAGCCCTATATGCAGGCGCTTGCCGATGGGCTCGGATGGCATGTTAATTTTATAGAGATACGGCCGCATCATATGGCGGAACTTGCGGAACGCGTACTATGGCATCAAGATGAGCCATTTCCTGGACTGCCCACTTTCGGACTCCATATGGTCGCTGAGCATTGCAAGAGGCAGGGTATTCCCGTTGTGCTGGGTGGTCAAGGAGGAGATGAGATTGGAGGAGGATATGAGTATTACATGGGGGCGTTTTTGCTTGATGTTATGCGTGAGAAGGGAGGGGAACAGGCAAAAAAAGAACTAATGCGGTACGGAGAATCACATGCGTTTGCCGGAGCGGAGGAACATATGAATTTTTTTATGAACACGCTTTCATCATATTTGTACGGGGGGACTTCCGCGGATGGAACGGCATTTACGCATGCGCACGCGTTACGCAGCGAGTTTTTGCGAACACACGCCTCCCGGCTTGAATTTGAAAAGCCCTTTGTGTCTCATTTTAGGAATATGCAATATCGCGACATATTATACACAAAGTTACCCCGCATTTTGCATAGCGCGGATAGAGCAGCCATGGCGTATGGTGTTGAACAGCGCGTCCCCTTTGTTGATTATCGTTTGATAGAGTACGGCTTATCATTGCCGGGCGAGCATAAAATACGGGACGGAGAACAGCGATATTTTATGCGTAAAGCGTTCCGCGATCTTATACCGGATATGGTGCGCAATGCCCCGAAGCGCGCGGTTCCATCGCCGCAACGCGAATGGTTTAAAAAGGACCTTACTTCGTGGATATACCCCATCCTCGCTTCAAAGTCTTTTGCTGAGCGCCCTTACTTTAATCAAAGCGCGGCTCTTGAAGAATACGGGAGATATTGTCATGCGGAACATAACCCGAATTCGTTTCATATCTGGCAGTGGGTGCATTTGGAGCTGTGGTTACGGAAATATTTTGAGTGA
- a CDS encoding aminotransferase DegT gives MKTRYPLAEQVINTEDIDALREWLGTYPRLTKGEETEAFEREWAGHMGSRFAVFVNSGSSANLLAAYAEAYLAGDAGTRNKKVIVPATGWPTSIAPFMQAGFQSLMCGTNKEDFGYDYNQLEDTLKRHSPFYVVLVHTLGVPADMDIIRALQDAYGFCLVLEDACASYGATYRGEPVGSSGSMSSFSFYFGHQLSTIEGGMICTQNKELHDMLMMLRSHGWQKDLMRKDQLALFAKYGPDSFYDPFLFVVPGFNVRATDIQAFLGRRQIQKAKDIFAIRNRNHVLYARSLKTVSRQTWGEEKEPCSIHFCAVAQSREHRRRILEALTRHGIESRVFSAGNLGRHPFWTERYGEFRHPVSDWLYNRGFFLPNNESLTENDIKCICEVVNNVDI, from the coding sequence TTGAAAACACGCTACCCGTTAGCAGAACAGGTTATTAATACTGAAGACATAGATGCGTTGCGGGAATGGCTCGGAACGTATCCTCGCCTTACAAAAGGAGAAGAAACAGAAGCGTTTGAACGCGAATGGGCAGGGCACATGGGAAGCAGGTTTGCGGTTTTTGTGAATTCCGGCTCGTCGGCAAATTTGCTTGCCGCGTATGCCGAAGCGTATCTTGCCGGAGACGCAGGAACACGCAATAAAAAAGTCATTGTCCCCGCAACCGGTTGGCCGACGAGCATAGCTCCATTTATGCAAGCAGGGTTCCAGTCGCTTATGTGCGGCACGAACAAAGAAGATTTCGGGTACGATTATAATCAGCTGGAAGATACGCTAAAACGGCATAGTCCGTTTTATGTCGTGCTTGTGCATACGCTCGGTGTTCCTGCCGATATGGATATTATCCGCGCGTTGCAGGATGCCTACGGATTTTGTCTCGTATTGGAAGACGCGTGCGCGTCGTATGGCGCGACATATCGCGGCGAGCCAGTCGGTTCAAGCGGAAGCATGTCTTCCTTTTCGTTTTATTTCGGCCATCAGCTTTCCACTATAGAAGGCGGCATGATATGCACGCAAAACAAAGAGCTGCACGATATGTTGATGATGCTCCGGAGCCACGGATGGCAGAAAGACCTGATGCGGAAGGATCAGCTCGCGTTGTTTGCCAAATACGGACCAGATTCGTTTTATGACCCGTTTTTGTTTGTTGTGCCCGGTTTCAACGTGCGCGCGACAGACATCCAGGCATTTCTGGGGCGCAGGCAGATACAAAAGGCAAAAGACATATTTGCTATTCGTAATCGTAACCATGTTCTGTATGCTCGTTCTCTTAAAACTGTGTCACGCCAGACATGGGGAGAAGAAAAAGAACCTTGCAGTATTCATTTCTGCGCGGTCGCTCAAAGCAGAGAGCATCGCAGGCGGATACTTGAAGCGCTTACGAGACATGGCATTGAATCGCGCGTATTTTCTGCGGGAAACCTCGGACGCCATCCGTTCTGGACTGAGCGTTACGGCGAGTTTCGCCACCCGGTCTCTGATTGGCTGTATAATCGCGGCTTCTTTTTGCCGAATAATGAGTCGCTCACCGAAAACGATATCAAATGTATATGCGAGGTGGTAAACAATGTCGACATATAA